GTTCCATTAGAACCATAATAAACGATTACATTTTTTCAATGATCATCAGCTTTTGGATTTATATTAGGTGCATTTGCAGTTATTCATTCTTTAAATGTTACACCACTTATAACTTGCGTTGTACCTTTAACAGTAACTGCAATAATAATAATTGTTACTATAATAGCTAGCAAAATTATTAGTCAAAATCATAAGGTAGACTTTCTTTTTTTAGCGTTCATTTATTTCCTCCCTCTCAAGATTTTTGTTCTATATTAATAATACCATTATTTGCTATATTACTCTACTTAATGGTATTTAAGATTTTCTTTGATTTTACATTAAAAACAACAGCTTTCAACATTCTATTTTTATATCTTATTTTTTTATCAATTAAATATCTGTTTGCGCGTTTACCAAACGCGTAAGTTGTTAACTTATAATTTGTAAAATCGTTTGAAATAACATAAGGATATTTTTCTTCATTTTTTTTAATTGCATTAACTAAATCTAATCAGTTAATAAATTCTTCAGAAAGATACAAATCTTCTTTTGAATTAATAATAAAAGTTTTAGGTTTTATCATATTTGCTTCAATTAAAAATAAGTTTTCATAATCTTTAATAATATAAAATTCTCCAATTTTAATTTCTCAAAATACTTTTTGTGAATATTTAATATTTTTTGCAATTTCAAAAATTGTTTTATTACTTCGGTTTTGAACAATAGAATCTTTGTTAATTAATTCTAATCATTTATATATTGATCTTTGAATAAATTCTAAGTTTTTATCAACTAGGTTTTTATTAATTTTAAGTTCATCAGCAGACATATTATTGTTTACATATCAATCAACTTCAAGATTCATTTTTTCTAGTTCTTTATTTAACTTTTTAATTTCTTTTTCTATGTCTAAAAAAGAATCTTCAGACAATTTAGCTCGGATTTCATTTCGCTTATAATTTGTATCTTCATTTGTTGAATCAAATGCATAACTAACATTATCTTTTATTAGAGATTTATAAATATCTGATTTTAAAATATCAAGCATTGGTCTTACAATGGTTAACCCTTTATAAATTGTTGTTTTATTTAATCCATAAAATTTAACATAACTTTTTCTTTTTTTTTGAAGTAAAAAAGTTTCAATTAAATCATTTTTATTATGTGCAACTAACACGTTTTTAATGTTATGTTTTTTAGACATTTCTAAGAAAAAATCATATCTTATTGTTCTTGCTCAGCTTTCAAAATTTTCTTTCAAATGATTATAGTTTTGTTTTACATCTAAGATTTCTAATTTTAAATTATGTTTTTCACAAAAATTAGAAACAATTTTTTGATCAATATTTGAATCTTTTCTAAAATTGTAATTAACATGACAAACAACAATGTTTTGAATATTCATTTTAACTAATTCATTAAGCATAAAAATGCTGTCAGGCCCTCCAGAAACAGCAACTAAATATAAAAATGAATTATTTAATTTAAATTTTCCCATTTTGTTAATCCTTAAAATATTTTAAAAGTTCATTTGTATAAGATTCATCATCTTTGTGTGCAATTAAAGGTGTTATGATATGCATTCCTTCATTACCTTCTAATATTGCATCAATTAAAACTGTTTTAGCTTCATCATTAGCTT
This region of Mesoplasma melaleucae genomic DNA includes:
- the tilS gene encoding tRNA lysidine(34) synthetase TilS, encoding MGKFKLNNSFLYLVAVSGGPDSIFMLNELVKMNIQNIVVCHVNYNFRKDSNIDQKIVSNFCEKHNLKLEILDVKQNYNHLKENFESWARTIRYDFFLEMSKKHNIKNVLVAHNKNDLIETFLLQKKRKSYVKFYGLNKTTIYKGLTIVRPMLDILKSDIYKSLIKDNVSYAFDSTNEDTNYKRNEIRAKLSEDSFLDIEKEIKKLNKELEKMNLEVDWYVNNNMSADELKINKNLVDKNLEFIQRSIYKWLELINKDSIVQNRSNKTIFEIAKNIKYSQKVFWEIKIGEFYIIKDYENLFLIEANMIKPKTFIINSKEDLYLSEEFINWLDLVNAIKKNEEKYPYVISNDFTNYKLTTYAFGKRANRYLIDKKIRYKNRMLKAVVFNVKSKKILNTIK